A part of Cannabis sativa cultivar Pink pepper isolate KNU-18-1 chromosome 6, ASM2916894v1, whole genome shotgun sequence genomic DNA contains:
- the LOC133038981 gene encoding mitogen-activated protein kinase kinase kinase 20-like, whose amino-acid sequence MIQRRHGRWGWMRGRLFRVGTSDSVFEAIIPGKADSKPLQFKDYSSLLVIKSAHYGSYYAELIMEKEEFVYTSLGSNPHILKFYGHDYTFSKDHDGGNYGRVSYNLFYKNVLGGSLSDFIERTRVRLREPQARAHTRSILKGLEFIHQKSFVHCNLKPSNILLIHCDDNPYGVDGLVAKIADFGLSKRINDDFESGNEVTGSP is encoded by the coding sequence ATGATACAAAGAAGACATGGAAGATGGGGATGGATGAGGGGTAGGTTGTTCAGAGTTGGAACTTCTGATTCTGTTTTCGAAGCGATTATCCCCGGCAAAGCTGATTCTAAACCACTACAATTCAAAGACTACTCATCACTTTTGGTCATAAAATCTGCTCATTATGGTTCCTATTACGCTGAGCTCATAATGGAAAAGGAAGAGTTTGTTTATACATCTCTGGGGTCGAATCCTCACATCCTTAAGTTCTACGGCCACGATTATACCTTTTCCAAAGATCATGATGGTGGAAACTATGGCAGAGTCAGTTATAACCTGTTTTATAAAAATGTCTTAGGTGGATCACTGAGTGATTTCATCGAGAGAACAAGAGTTAGGTTGCGTGAGCCTCAAGCAAGAGCACATACTCGCTCTATTCTTAAAGGGTTGGAGTTCATACACCAAAAGAGTTTTGTCCACTGCAACCTAAAACCATCCAACATTTTACTGATTCATTGTGATGATAATCCTTATGGCGTGGATGGTTTGGTTGCCAAGATTGCTGATTTTGGTCTTTCTAAGAGAATTAATGATGATTTCGAGAGTGGAAATGAAGTGACAGGTAGTCCGTAG
- the LOC115725205 gene encoding receptor-like protein 35 gives MKRMLQNFTNLRELFLFNVNMSNVELVTSFTNISSFLELLYLDFCGLQGKFPENVFRLPNLQQLSLRNNYDVIGSMPTSNWSTPLWYLHLFNTKISEMLTNLTQLLQLTSLSLSYNNFGGQIPLHYLNLHQFIYLDLSGNNFVGEIPEFSKTSNSSQTPLPTHLESLHLSDNLLSGPIPSWIYSLPLLSDLSLSNNNLTGPIKDFKSKSLQFLSLGSNKLKGEIPNSIFQQENLSLLDLSYNNLDGVVELSKFSKLTNLQSLDLSFNNFIVHSNNFTNNIPFPQLQRLGLASCNISAFPHFLKGMKNLQRLQLSHNQIQGRIPKWLWNNIGTSLSDLNISHNFLTHVEQVPCKNLQSLDLRSNMIHGHLPIVPPSLIFFFISKNNLYGEISSTYCNLSGLQILDISNNNIQGKIPSCLANLSSLSVLDFHKNNFSGEIPQGMFKNLTNLRSLHLSGNHLEGSIPRSLRNCQSLEVLDVGSNKITATFPYWLEELPKLQVLVLKSNRFHGFMGAPKIKYPFPKLQILDISNNEFSGRLPTKYFRSFKAMMGEYVTSRNLTHIGDMYYQDSVIVVMKGFERELEKIISIFATIDFSRNNFEGEIPESIGKLKSLKGLNFSQNRLHGSIPMSLINLSNLEGLDLSSNDLSGEIPSKMADLTQLSYLNLSYNKLEGQIPRGNQFDTFNNDSYEGNIKLCGFPLSKSCNTEMKREDDHGEEHTDHIILDWKIVMAGYGCGLIIGISLGYVVLYGERFDYWLHKKIIGRQQQKIEQRRKRNSRLRRRS, from the coding sequence ATGAAAAGAATGCTTCAAAACTTCACAAATCTCAGGGAACTTTTTCTATTCAATGTCAACATGTCTAATGTTGAACTAGTTACTTCTTTCACCAATATATCATCTTTTTTAGAGCTTCTTTATTTGGACTTTTGTGGATTGCAAGGGAAATTTCCAGAAAATGTCTTTCGCTTACCAAACCTCCAACAACTCAGTTTAAGGAACAACTATGATGTTATTGGTTCCATGCCTACATCTAATTGGAGCACTCCACTCTGGTACTTACATCTTTTCAACACCAAAATCTCTGAAATGTTGACCAACCTAACTCAATTACTACAACTCACTTCATTAAGCCTTAGTTACAACAATTTTGGTGGCCAAATCCCATTGCATTATCTCAATCTTCACCAATTCATTTATTTGGATCTTTCTGGAAACAATTTCGTTGGTGAGATTCCAGAATTTTCAAAAACATCAAACTCCTCCCAAACCCCACTACCTACCCATTTAGAATCCCTTCACTTATCTGATAACTTGCTCAGTGGACCAATACCTTCTTGGATATATTCTCTTCCACTTTTAAGTGATTTATCCTTGTCTAATAATAACCTTACTGGCCCAATTAAAGATTTTAAGTCAAAATCTCTTCAATTTCTTTCCTTAGGTTCCAATAAACTGAAGGGCGAGATTCCAAACTCAATCTTCCAACAAGAAAATCTTTCATTGCTAGATCTCTCATACAACAATTTGGATGGTGTTGTGGAGCTAAGCAAGTTTTCAAAGTTAACTAATCTTCAGAGTCTTGATCTTTCTTTTAACAATTTCATTGTGCACTCAAATAacttcaccaataatattcctTTTCCTCAACTTCAACGATTGGGTTTGGCCTCTTGCAATATTAGTGCATTTCCTCATTTTCTAAAAGGCATGAAAAACCTACAACGCTTACAACTTTCCCACAACCAAATTCAAGGAAGAATTCCTAAATGGCTATGGAATAATATTGGAACAAGTTTGTCGGATTTGAACATTTCTCACAACTTCCTCACACATGTAGAGCAAGTTCCATGTAAGAACTTACAATCCTTAGATCTTCGTTCTAACATGATTCATGGGCATCTTCCAATTGTTCCACcctcattgattttttttttcatctcaaAAAATAATCTATATGGAGAAATATCTTCTACATATTGCAATTTGAGTGGCTTGCAAATCCTTGACATCTCAAATAATAACATTCAAGGAAAAATTCCTTCATGCCTTGCAAATTTATCCTCTCTCTCCGTGCTAGACTTCCATAAGAATAATTTTAGTGGAGAAATCCCTCAaggcatgtttaaaaatttaactaatttgaGGAGTTTGCACCTTAGTGGAAATCATCTAGAAGGATCCATACCGCGCTCTTTGCGCAATTGTCAAAGCTTAGAAGTGTTAGATGTGGGCAGTAACAAGATAACTGCTACATTCCCTTATTGGTTGGAAGAGCTTCCAAAGCTTCAAGTTCTTGTTTTGAAATCAAATAGATTCCATGGCTTCATGGGAGCACCTAAGATTAAATATCCCTTTCCCAAGTTGCAAATTTTGGATATCTCAAACAATGAATTCAGTGGTCGTCTACCAACAAAGTATTTTAGAAGTTTCAAAGCTATGATGGGGGAATATGTAACCAGTCGTAACTTGACACACATTGGAGATATGTATTACCAAGATTCTGTAATTGTGGTAATGAAAGGTTTTGAGCGAGAACTGGAAAAGATCATAAGTATTTTCGCAACAATTGATTTTTCAAGAAACAACTTTGAAGGAGAGATTCCAGAGTCGATTGGAAAGTTAAAATCACTAAAAGGGCTCAACTTTAGTCAAAATAGACTACATGGTTCCATTCCGATGTCATTGATTAATTTAAGTAATCTCGAAGGGTTAGATCTCtcttcgaatgacttgagtggAGAAATTCCAAGCAAAATGGCCGATTTGACGCAACTTTCTTACTTGAACCTTTCATACAACAAATTAGAAGGACAAATACCTCGTGGAAACCAATTTGATACATTCAACAATGATTCATACGAAGGAAACATAAAATTATGTGGGTTTCCTTTGTCTAAATCATGTAACACGGAGATGAAACGAGAAGATGATCATGGCGAGGAGCATACTGATCACATAATATTAGATTGGAAAATTGTGATGGCGGGGTATGGATGTGGTCTAATAATTGGAATATCTTTGGGATACGTAGTTCTTTACGGTGAAAGGTTTGATTATTGGTTACATAAGAAGATCATAGGACGACAACAACAAAAGATTGAGCAGCGCCGCAAAAGAAATTCTCGTTTACGAAGAAGAAGCTAA
- the LOC115724614 gene encoding cytochrome P450 71D9, with the protein MEIQLQSLQFLFFSFIFVFMVTKLLTQTITSSHSKLPPGPWKLPILGNIHQLIFTPLVYQKLSDLAKKHGPLIYLRIGEIPTIVISSPQYAKQVMRVHDMAFASRPSILFSKIIFYDSTDLAFAPYGDYWRQLRKIFTQELLSATRVQSFKPVREKEMFNFIESISSNVGSVINLNKRLNMLMYGIISRAACGRTRIHNKEFLSVLMEATQISLGFTLSDLFPSVKLFYQISRSRPKLESLKQRAAVIFEEIIQEHMEKKTTEKGDGEVIDEDFVDVLLRFHNNCDLGFSLTSQNLYAIIFDIFAAGTETSSTTVEWAMSEMMKNPTTMKKAQEEVREVFNRKGIVDESGLGEMKYLKSVVKESMRLHPTFPLLLPRINQVKCEINGYEIPTKTQTLVNVWAIGRDPEYWTEPEIFKPERFLDNSIDFKGNNFEFIPFGGGRRICVGMSFGLISVEFSLALLLYHFDWILPNGMKHQDLDMIESFGGTLQRKNNLHLIPIAYQPSRNTK; encoded by the exons atggAGATCCAACTACAATCTCTCCAATTCCTTTTCTTCTCTTTCATCTTTGTGTTTATGGTAACAAAATTACTCACACAAACCATAACCTCATCACATTCAAAACTCCCTCCAGGACCATGGAAATTACCTATTTTGGGAAACATTCACCAACTTATTTTTACCCCTTTAGTTTATCAAAAACTAAGTGATTTAGCCAAGAAACATGGACCATTGATATACTTAAGAATTGGAGAAATTCCAACCATAGTAATCTCATCACCACAATATGCCAAACAAGTCATGAGAGTCCATGATATGGCTTTTGCATCAAGACCCTCCAttcttttttcgaaaataatctTCTATGATTCAACAGATCTTGCTTTTGCTCCATATGGTGATTATTGGAGGCAATTGCGAAAGATTTTCACGCAAGAGCTTTTAAGCGCTACAAGAGTTCAGTCTTTCAAACCcgttagagagaaagagatgttTAATTTCATAGAATCAATTTCATCTAATGTTGGAAGTGTTATTAATCTCAATAAGAGACTTAACATGTTGATGTATGGTATTATTTCGCGTGCAGCGTGTGGTAGGACAAGAATTCACAACAAAGAGTTCTTGTCCGTGTTGATGGAAGCTACTCAGATATCGTTAGGGTTTACACTTTCGGATTTGTTTCCTTCGgttaaattattttaccaaattaGCCGTTCTAGGCCTAAGCTCGAGAGTCTCAAACAAAGGGCAGCCGTGATATTTGAAGAAATCATTCAAGAACACATGGAGAAAAAAACAACAGAGAAAGGTGATGGTGAAGTAATAGATGAAGATTTTGTTGATGTTCTTCTAAGGTTTCATAATAATTGTGATCTTGGATTTTCCTTGACAAGTCAAAACCTTTATGCAATAATCTTT GACATCTTTGCTGCTGGAACTGAAACATCATCTACAACTGTTGAATGGGCAATGTCAGAAATGATGAAAAATCCAACAACAATGAAAAAGGCACAAGAAGAGGTTAGAGAAGTATTTAATAGAAAAGGAATAGTTGATGAGAGTGGACTTGGAGAAATGAAGTACTTAAAATCAGTTGTTAAAGAGTCCATGAGATTACATCCTACTTTTCCTTTGTTATTACCAAGAATAAATCAAGTCAAGTGTGAGATTAATGGTTATGAGATACCTACAAAAACTCAAACCTTAGTTAATGTATGGGCAATTGGAAGAGATCCTGAATATTGGACTGAACCTGAGATTTTTAAACCAGAGAGGTTCTTAGATAATTCTATTGACTTTAAAGGTAACAACTTTGAATTTATTCCATTTGGTGGTGGAAGGAGAATATGTGTTGGCATGTCTTTTGGTCTTATTAGTGTTGAATTTTCTCTTGCTTTGTTGTTATACCATTTTGATTGGATACTTCCTAATGGAATGAAACATCAAGATTTGGACATGATTGAGTCTTTTGGTGGAACCcttcaaagaaaaaataatctACACTTGATTCCTATTGCTTATCAACCTTCAAGGAATACAAAATAG